Proteins encoded in a region of the Enterococcus gilvus ATCC BAA-350 genome:
- a CDS encoding adenine phosphoribosyltransferase, protein MNLKDYIASIPDYPKEGIVFRDISPLMADGEAYREATKQIVNYAKEKQIDMVVGPEARGFIVGCPVAFELGLGFAPVRKPGKLPREVIEVEYEKEYGTDTLTIHSDAIKPGQRVLITDDLLATGGTIKATIELVEKLGGIVVGCAFLIELEGLHGRDKIQGYDILTLMDY, encoded by the coding sequence ATGAATTTGAAAGATTATATTGCTAGTATCCCAGACTATCCAAAGGAAGGGATTGTATTCCGTGATATTTCTCCACTCATGGCTGATGGCGAAGCATATCGCGAAGCAACAAAACAAATCGTCAATTACGCAAAGGAAAAGCAAATCGATATGGTCGTCGGTCCAGAAGCTCGTGGATTTATCGTAGGATGTCCGGTAGCATTTGAATTAGGATTAGGATTTGCGCCAGTGCGTAAACCAGGTAAATTACCTCGTGAAGTAATCGAAGTTGAATACGAAAAAGAATACGGTACGGATACTTTAACGATCCATAGCGACGCAATTAAGCCTGGCCAACGGGTATTGATCACTGATGATCTGTTAGCAACTGGAGGAACAATTAAAGCGACGATAGAATTAGTAGAAAAGCTGGGCGGCATTGTTGTCGGGTGTGCCTTCTTAATTGAATTAGAAGGGTTACACGGGCGTGATAAAATCCAAGGATACGACATTTTAACATTGATGGACTACTAA
- the lexA gene encoding transcriptional repressor LexA: protein MAKRTETKQLEVLRFIHERVEDKGYPPTVREIGEAVNLSSTSTVHGHLSRLEKKGWIQRDPTKPRAIELTINGLEKIGAAPQVIPMLGVVTAGEPILAVEEASDFFPVPPDLSSEEGGLFMLTIRGESMINAGIYDGDHVIVRQQSSATNGEIVIAMTDENEATCKRFYREADHIRLQPENDELAPLIFDNVSILGKVVGLYRNHIY, encoded by the coding sequence TTGGCAAAAAGAACGGAAACAAAACAATTAGAAGTGTTACGTTTCATTCATGAACGCGTTGAAGATAAAGGGTACCCACCCACTGTTAGAGAAATTGGAGAAGCTGTGAATCTTTCGTCTACCTCTACTGTTCATGGCCATTTATCTAGGTTAGAAAAAAAAGGCTGGATCCAGCGCGATCCCACTAAGCCAAGAGCAATTGAGTTAACTATTAATGGATTAGAAAAAATCGGGGCAGCACCGCAAGTTATTCCTATGTTAGGTGTTGTAACAGCTGGTGAACCCATTTTAGCAGTCGAAGAAGCGTCGGATTTCTTCCCTGTTCCACCAGACCTTTCTAGTGAAGAAGGCGGCTTGTTCATGCTGACTATCCGTGGTGAAAGTATGATCAATGCTGGAATTTATGATGGAGATCACGTGATTGTAAGACAACAATCTTCAGCTACAAATGGAGAGATCGTGATTGCGATGACGGATGAGAATGAAGCGACCTGCAAAAGATTCTATCGGGAAGCTGATCATATTCGGTTGCAACCTGAAAATGACGAGTTGGCTCCTCTGATTTTCGATAACGTATCTATTCTTGGAAAAGTTGTCGGTTTGTATCGAAACCATATTTATTAA
- a CDS encoding DUF896 family protein gives MINDETIARINELSKKKKTSGLTDAEAHEQKVLREEYIASFRSGMRHHIEGMKVVDPEGNDVTPEKLKKIQKEKGLHNRK, from the coding sequence ATGATCAATGATGAAACAATTGCTAGAATCAATGAATTATCAAAGAAAAAGAAAACGTCCGGTTTAACAGATGCAGAGGCACATGAACAGAAGGTTTTGCGGGAAGAATACATCGCTTCATTCCGTAGTGGAATGCGCCATCACATCGAAGGAATGAAGGTTGTTGATCCAGAAGGCAACGATGTCACTCCAGAAAAATTAAAAAAGATTCAAAAAGAAAAAGGATTACACAATAGAAAGTAA